One window from the genome of Pseudanabaena yagii GIHE-NHR1 encodes:
- a CDS encoding DUF554 domain-containing protein, giving the protein MLDFWTKTSGTWINIFAIACGTSLGLILRGRFLSQVLPILKQAIGLITMFVSINMANSLLKVKAGALDGVILSLIALIIGGIIGELSQIEKHLENIGDWLKAKFKGKGKFTEGFVAASLLFCIGPMAIIGSLNNGLTGDNNLLALKSALDGFISIVFASTYGIGVGFSALPVGFYQGLMSVLAGNLAQSLPDPANAQPVLIITGVGGLMLLGLGLNLLELAKVRVASFLPALAIAPLVYWLADNIIK; this is encoded by the coding sequence ATGCTAGATTTTTGGACAAAGACCAGTGGTACTTGGATTAATATCTTTGCGATCGCCTGTGGCACAAGTTTAGGCCTGATCTTGCGTGGGCGCTTTCTTTCCCAAGTGTTACCCATTCTCAAACAAGCGATCGGCTTAATCACCATGTTTGTCAGTATCAACATGGCAAACAGTTTACTCAAGGTCAAAGCAGGGGCTTTAGATGGTGTGATCCTATCGCTGATTGCCTTAATCATTGGGGGGATAATTGGTGAACTCAGTCAGATTGAGAAGCATTTAGAAAATATTGGCGATTGGTTAAAAGCAAAATTTAAGGGAAAGGGGAAATTTACCGAAGGATTTGTTGCGGCGAGTTTATTGTTTTGTATTGGACCAATGGCAATTATTGGTAGTCTCAATAATGGACTGACTGGTGATAACAACCTGCTAGCCTTGAAATCAGCCCTTGATGGGTTTATCTCAATCGTATTTGCAAGCACCTATGGAATCGGTGTGGGTTTCTCCGCCTTACCTGTTGGGTTTTATCAAGGGCTTATGTCAGTCCTTGCAGGAAACTTAGCCCAAAGCCTACCCGATCCTGCCAATGCTCAACCAGTACTGATCATTACTGGAGTCGGTGGATTGATGCTATTGGGACTCGGTTTAAATTTATTAGAGTTAGCCAAAGTCCGAGTTGCTTCTTTTTTACCTGCTTTAGCGATCGCCCCTCTAGTCTATTGGTTAGCCGACAATATTATTAAGTAA